In Tolypothrix sp. NIES-4075, one DNA window encodes the following:
- a CDS encoding alkaline phosphatase D family protein: MQRFDYKRLLSTPTGRRRFLIGAGAMTGFAVATQFSRRVIAIPSFSDYPFKLGVASGDPLPRSVVLWTRLAPDPLNGGGMPEQNVFVQWLIAANESMSKVVRSGTAIAVPERGHSVHVDVQGLQPGRDYWYQFKVGNEVSPIGRTRTAPNRGSSLNKFRFAFASCCNYEQGYYAAYKHMAQEDLDVVVFLGDYIYEGASNKNALRPHEGNGEPVTLLGYRNRYAQYKSDPDLQAAHAAFPWIVTPDDHEVDNNRAGEIPQDPELQSTEAFVQRLAAAYQAYYEHMPLREFSQPQGSSIQLYRKLTFGDLVEFDVLDTRQFRTDQPCNDGVKPRCDQAFDPNATMTGTPQEKWLFHNLKNSSARWNIIAQQIVFTQVDWAAGLQTAYNLDAWDGYVAARQRILNFLKQNQPANPIVISGDSHASWVSDIKADYDNPDSDIVGTEFAGTSITSSFTASDIVEAALPDNPWIKYFNGRQRGYVRCSLTRQLCQADYRLLSPSPQSGPTVSDRDTPITTAVSFELPNRGVVEPT, encoded by the coding sequence ATGCAGCGGTTCGATTACAAGCGGTTACTTTCTACACCGACTGGAAGACGGCGCTTTTTGATCGGTGCTGGAGCAATGACTGGCTTTGCAGTAGCAACGCAATTTTCCCGTCGCGTCATTGCGATACCGAGCTTTTCTGATTATCCCTTTAAGCTTGGTGTTGCTTCTGGCGATCCGTTACCACGAAGTGTTGTGCTGTGGACGCGGCTAGCTCCTGACCCTTTGAACGGGGGCGGAATGCCAGAGCAAAACGTTTTCGTTCAGTGGCTAATTGCTGCGAACGAAAGCATGAGTAAGGTAGTCAGAAGTGGCACGGCGATCGCTGTTCCCGAACGGGGTCATTCCGTCCACGTAGATGTTCAAGGGCTACAACCGGGGCGAGATTACTGGTATCAGTTTAAAGTAGGTAACGAAGTCAGTCCCATCGGGCGGACTCGTACTGCTCCCAATCGCGGCTCTAGCCTAAATAAGTTTCGCTTCGCCTTCGCTTCCTGTTGCAACTATGAGCAAGGGTACTACGCTGCCTATAAACACATGGCACAGGAAGATTTAGACGTGGTGGTTTTCTTGGGGGACTACATTTATGAGGGAGCGTCGAATAAAAATGCTCTTCGACCGCATGAAGGAAACGGTGAGCCAGTAACGCTTTTAGGTTATCGTAACCGTTACGCTCAGTACAAGAGTGACCCTGACTTGCAAGCCGCTCATGCAGCTTTCCCTTGGATTGTTACCCCCGACGATCACGAAGTCGATAATAATCGGGCAGGTGAAATTCCACAAGATCCAGAACTACAGTCCACTGAAGCGTTTGTACAACGTCTAGCCGCAGCTTACCAAGCTTACTACGAACACATGCCCCTGCGGGAATTCTCCCAACCTCAAGGTTCAAGTATCCAACTCTACCGGAAATTAACCTTTGGTGATCTAGTTGAGTTCGATGTACTTGATACGCGCCAGTTTCGTACCGACCAGCCTTGTAATGACGGCGTTAAACCGCGTTGCGATCAAGCCTTTGACCCCAATGCCACCATGACTGGCACTCCCCAGGAAAAATGGTTGTTCCACAATTTGAAAAACTCCTCGGCACGCTGGAATATTATTGCTCAACAAATTGTCTTTACTCAAGTTGATTGGGCGGCAGGACTACAGACAGCATACAATCTTGATGCTTGGGATGGCTATGTTGCTGCTCGGCAGCGAATCCTTAACTTCCTAAAGCAGAATCAACCCGCTAATCCGATTGTCATTAGTGGCGATAGCCATGCTAGCTGGGTCAGTGACATAAAAGCGGACTACGATAATCCTGACTCGGATATTGTCGGCACGGAATTTGCAGGCACCTCAATTACTTCTAGCTTTACCGCCAGCGATATAGTTGAAGCGGCTCTGCCAGATAATCCTTGGATTAAGTACTTTAATGGTAGACAACGAGGCTACGTTCGCTGCTCTCTAACTCGGCAACTGTGCCAAGCTGACTATCGTCTCCTCTCTCCATCTCCACAGTCAGGTCCTACGGTATCTGACCGCGATACTCCCATAACCACAGCCGTATCTTTTGAACTTCCGAATCGGGGGGTAGTAGAGCCTACATAA